DNA from Lentibacillus amyloliquefaciens:
CTGTGTCCATTTTTTTGTTGAGAGAAAGTGACCCATTCTGACACCAAAGAAAACCAACAGACCGCTCATCAAAGCAATTGACAGTGCCGTCACAATCGGTGAATATGAGAGCATCGCTGCGCCAAGTCCCGCTCCGAATGCATCAATTGCCAGTGCAGCACCTAACAAAAAAGCCTCTGATAGTGAGATGCTGCCGGATTGATCGAGGTCTGCCTGCTGTGGCTCTTTCATGACAGCTTTGAATTGGTCCCATGTCTCTTGATCGGCTGAAAATGATCCAATCGTTTCCTTTTTGGAACGCAGCACATTGTATAAGCAATACACACCGATTACAAGGATGATGCCCCCGCCGATATTATCCGCAATTGCAGGCGTGATAAACGTTTTAAGTACATTGCCGATTGTCATGGCCAGGTAGACGACCAGACCGGAACAGAGCATAATAACGACGAGTGCCACAAGCGGTACATGAACACGTCTCACGCCATATGACATGCCAACCCCAAACCCATCGATACTGACGCCGAAAATTAATAAAATTAATCCGGTATAGTGGAGCATCGATATCATTTTCCTTTCGTAATTGTCTAACATAGTGTATGGAAATCGCCGGATGGTGTGAAAGACGCACATATCAATGGAATTTGTGTTACAGTATGAAGAGAAAATCATTGAGAGAGGAATTATTTTTTATGGGCAAAACAGTCGTATTAGCCGAAAAACCTTCTGTCGGTCGGGATATCGCCCGTGTGCTGAACTGTCACAAAAAGGGCAACGGCTTTATGGAAGGATCTAAATACATCGTAACGTGGGCGTTGGGGCATCTCGTAACCCTGGCAGACCCGGAGAAATATGAAGATAAATGGAAAACATGGCGTCTTGATGATCTGCCGATGCTTCCGGATGAGTTAAAACTTGTGGTCATTAAGAAATCCGGCAACCAATTTAGCGCGGTAAAAACACAACTTAACCGCAAAGATGTCAGTGATGTTGTCATCGCCACCGATGCCGGCCGCGAAGGCGAACTGGTCGCCCGCTGGATAATTGAAAAAGCGCGTGTCAACAAGCCCGTGAAACGGCTCTGGATTTCATCGGTTACGGATAAAGCGATCAGGGAAGGCTTTAAAAATCTGAAACCGGGTAAGCAATATGAAAACCTTTATGCTTCTGCTGTTGCACGCTCGGAAGCCGACTGGTATGTCGGGCTGAATGCCACGCGGGCGCTTACAACGAAATATAATGCGCAGTTGTCGACCGGACGTGTACAAACACCGACACTCGCGATGGTGCGAGCAAGGGAGAAGGAAATAAACGAATTCAAGCCGCAGCCATTTTACGGTATTGAAGCAAAAACAAACACCGCTATGCGCGTGACATGGCAGGATAATAAGAACAACAGCCGAATATTCTCCAAAGAAAAAGCAGACAAACTGCTTGACCAATTAAAAAATAAGCCGGCAACAATTGTAAACACTAACAAGTCATACAAGAAAAAACACGCACCACAATTGTATGACCTGACAGAGTTGCAGCGGGAAGCCAATCGTATATTTGGGTTTTCCGGAAAACAGACACTGTCGCTGATGCAAAAACTATATGAACAGCATAAAGTTCTCACGTATCCGCGTACTGATTCACGGGTTCTGTCGAGTGATATCGTCCCGACGCTAAAAGACCGGGTGAAAGCAGTCAATGTGGACCAATATGCTAAGACAGCAAGTAAATTGATGAAAAAGGAATGGAAATTGCCGAAATCAGTTGTCAATAACGCCGGAGTGTCTGATCACCATGCGATTATTCCAACAGAAGAATCCCCGGCTCTGGCGGATTTAAATGACAAAGAACGGAAAATTTATGATCTGGTCGTGAAACGTTTCCTGGCCGTTTTGTCGGATCCGCATGAATACGAACAGCTGACAATCGAGGCTGAAATCGGCGGTGAACGCTTTATCGCCAAAGGAAAAAATATTAAGAAGCAAGGCTGGAAAGAAATATACAGTGACAATGAAGCAGATGATGAACAGCAATTGCCGGATGTGCAACAAGGTGCTCAACTTTCCGGTATCAAGCTTAACCTGACGACTGGTGAAACAAAGCCGCCTGAGCGGTTCACAGAAGGAGCACTTCTGCAGGCAATGGAAAATCCGGTCCGCTATATGGATCAGGATGAAAAACACTTGGCTAAAACCATTAGCAAAACCGGTGGCATCGGAACCGTTGCCACCCGGGCGGATATTATTGAGAAGCTGTTTAACAGCCAGCTTATGGAATTGCGCGGCAAACACATTTTCACAACATCAAAAGGCCGCCAGCTGCTTGAACTCGTTCCGGAAGATCTGCGTTCACCGGCACTGACTGCTGAGTGGGAGACCAAGCTTAGTCAGATTGCTGAAGGTAAATTGAACAAGAAGCATTTTATAGGTGAGATTAAAGGCTACACTGAGAAGATCGTTTATCAGATCAAAATGAGCGAGGATAAATTTAAACACGATAATTTGACCGGCAGCAAGTGCCCGGATTGCGGGAAATTGATGATGGAAATTGATAACAAAAAAGGCAAAATGCTTGTCTGTCAGGACCGATCATGCGGCCATAAAAAGAACATTTTCAAGCGAACCAATGCCCGATGCCCGAACTGCCATAAACGGATGGTACTGCGCGGTGAGGGCGATGGTCAAACGTTCTCATGCCAGTGCGGGTTTTCTGAAAAGCTGTCAGCATTCAATAAACGGAAAGAACAGCAAAAGAACAAGAAAGTATCCAACAAAGACGTCAACAAATACCTGAAAAATCAGGATGACGGGTTTAAGAATAATGCACTGGCCGACCAGCTTTCCAAACTGAAAAAGTAATTTTGTAACACGAACGCATGGATTATTCAGTCCATGCGTTTTATGGTGCACTTCAATGGGGATGGGTACCGAATTCAGTTTGAGGATGGCCGGAGCCCCTGCAAACTGGTATAAATCCCACTTCCCTCAGATAATAGGGATGAATCGATTCAGTTACGCTTGATATGATTCACTATTTTATCCCGCATGTAACTGACAGTAAGACCCCCACCTCAAATGTTCGCGTATACGATGAAGATTAGGTGGGGTATCAACTGCCAGTAAATGTCCGATTTGTTCATCTAACAATCAGTGGGGGAAGAAAGAAAATCCCCACTGATTGAAGATTTACTTTATCATGTAAAATACGAACCGAGTAAGTTAGGAGGGTACATGATGGCAGAGCAGAAAAAGAATGCCGGGTTCACGCGTTTTTTAAATACGATTGAACGGATTGGGAACAAGCTTCCGGATCCTTTCATGCTGTTTGTATCACTCGCTGTTTTGGTCATATTATTGTCCGGATTCATTTCATTGTTTGATGTGACCTTTAATCAGCCCGGAAGTGATGAACAGACATCCATTAAAAATCTGTTGTCAGCAGAAGGCTTGCAGTTTATGGTCACATCCGTCATTGAAAACTTTGTCGGCTTCACACCTCTCGGGATTGTGCTTACGATGATGCTTGGTGTCGGGTTAGCGGATAAAGTTGGTTTACTGGAGACGCTCATTAAGAATACGATTCTGCGTGCACCAAAGGCGTTGATTACATATGCGGTCGTATTTACCGGTATCTTAGGAAATCTGGCTGCAGATGCTGCCTTTGTGATTGTCCCGCCACTTGCAGCGATGGTCTTCTACAATGTAGGAAGACATCCGCTGGCAGGATTGGCGGCTGGATTCGCAGGTGTCGGAGCCGGTTTTACAGCTAACATTATTGTGGCCAACACCGATGCTGTGTTATCCGGCATATCCACTGAAGTGATGCAGACGATTGAAGGAGCTCCCACCGTTACACCGGTCGACAATTGGTACTTCATGCTTGTTTCAACACTTGTACTGACAGCAGCTGGGGGATTGATTACGGAAAAAATTGTAGAGCCCAGACTTGGTCGATATGATGGTGGTTTGACGAAAACGTTTGATGAAACGACTGCATTGGAAAAAAGAGGACTTCGAAATGCTGTGATAGCGGCAGTCGTTTATATAGCACTACTGATCCTTGCCCTTGTTTGGCCGGATTCATCACTCCGAAATGACCAGGGTGGCATGATTCCATCACCGTTCATCTCCGGTATTGTCCCTGTTATTATGCTGTTTTTCATAACAATTGGTGTGACATACGGGGTAACATTGAAAAAAATTGATAACTCACGGTCTATTGCTAAATATATGGGGGAAGCAATGAAGGATATGTCAAGTTTCATTGTCCTTATTTTTGCTGTGTCCCAGTTTATTTCCTATTTTGAATGGACAAACATTGGTTCATGGCTGGCAGTCACAGGTGCATCATTTCTGGATTCGGTTGATTTGACAGGTATTACTGTTGTTGTTCTGTTTATACTCCTGACAGCTTTGTTGAATCTGTTCGTTTATAGTGGCTCAGCACAATGGGCACTTGAAGCCCCGGTATTTCTGAAAATGTTTTATATTTTGGACTACCATCCAGCTTTCATTCAGGCTGCCTATCGTGTTGCCGACTCGTCTACCAATATTGTAACCCCGATGAATCCATACTTTGTGATCGTCCTGGCATTTATGAAAGAATACGATAACAAAGCCGGCCTTGGGACTTTGATGGCGCTCATGCTTCCATACAGTCTCATTTTCCTTACTGTCTGGATAATCCTGTTTCTGGTCTTTGTGATGTTGGGTGTGCCATTTGGGCCGGGTATCGGTGTTCATGTATAGATTTTAAAATGACTCCTGAATCGGGGAGTCATTTTTATATTCTAAATTTCTTAAGTGTGTGATAAACTGTATAAAGATTCAAAATTCACTATTTATGATGTAGGGGGAGCGAGAATGTCAAATAACGAAGAATTAGACAAGGCGACCGGGGATAAGACTGTCCAGAAGTTGGATTTCTGGCTCGGTCCGTTCGGGGCGGCAGTTCCCTTACTGTTTTTTGTTGTCTGGGCAATTACAATCAGTGTGATGCAACTATCATCTGAGGTTGCACTTGTATTGGGAGCTATCATTGGCCTGACGCTTGGGCTCTTGTTGTGTAAAAGCAAATGGGAAGACTATGCACAGGGGTTGTTTGACGGATTAGCCCAGCCTGTTGGTGTCATCGCAATGGTGGCATGGTTTTATGCCGGCATGTTCGCGCAGGTTCTACAGGTTGGCGGACTGGTTGAAGGACTGGTTTGGATTGGTTCAGTAACAGGTGTTGAAGGCGGTATGTTTGTTGCATTAACATTTTTGTTGGCAGCAACTTTTTCAACAGCCGTTGGTACCGGGTACGGGACAACCGTTGCATTTTGTACACTAATGTACCCGGCCGGTGTTGCTGTAGGCGCTGATCCGACATTTATGTTTGCAGCTATTTTGGCCGGAGCGGTATTTGGTGACAACCTGGCACCGGTTTCCGATACGACAATCGTATCAGCGACAACACAGGATGCTGATGTGCCCGGTGTTGTACGGAGCCGTTTCAAATATTCAATCGTCGCTGCTGTGCCGGCGGTCATCTTATTTGCCATATTTGGCGGCGGCGGAAGTGCCGCAGCCGGTCAGACTTCTGTAAGCTCCGTAATTGAATCAGTCAATGCGAGCGGGCTGATTATGCTTGTGCCTTTCGCGATCGTACTTATCCTTGCTTTATCCGGTCATCATCTGCTGACCTCATTGACATGGGGAATAATATCGGCCATTCCGCTGATTCTATTGTTAGATTTGGGAACGTTTGGTGATATTTTAAGCTTCAATCCGGATTCTGATGCTGTTGTCGAAGGTGCCTTGATTTCTGGTTTAACAGGTTACTTTAATATGGCGATCCTAATTCTCTTGATAGTGGGGGCAGCTCATTTGTTGAGACTGGGCGGAACAATGGCAGCCATCACGAAAGGCTTGGTCAAATGGATTCAAAACTCTGTCCGCAAAGCCGAGGTATCGATATGGGCGATTGTTTCATTACTGAATAGTTCAATTACCATTAACACGGCAGCTGAAATTGCGGCAGCGCCATTTGTGAAAGAAATCGGTACCAAGTACAAAATTCACCGCTACCGAATGGCCAATATGCTTGATGCTGTGACATCAGCATTGGGCTATATATTTCCGTGGGGAGCACCGGTGTTGTTGGGCTGGTCAACCATTCAAACGATGAAAGAGCAATCATATAATTGGCTTCCGATCGTTGAGCCGAATGCAGTCTTCCCATTCGTCTTCCAAGGCTGGTTCCTGTTCATTATCATGCTCGTTGCAGCATTGACCGGCTGGGGGCTGCGTTATGAAGGAAAGAATGGTGAGGAGTTAAAAGAGAAACCGAATGATTAAAATATTTAGTATGTAATGTGAGAACGAAGCAGTCATTTGTCTGCTTCATCTATTTTAGCAGTTAAGAAAGTATAAATTCTTTCTTACTGCATAAGTGCAACTTAGGCTTATCGTCATTAAAGCTTGGCGATAAGCCAAGTTTTCTAAAGAACATCTTTATTGGTGAGGTCCGATTGTTTATCCCGCATGTAACTGGCAGACCCGCTCCGCTGAATGAAATTTCACTTTTCCACTCATGTAATGGACAGTAACCTGCCGAAGAACGGCAGGTTACTGTCCATAAAAGCCTGATTCTGCTCAACTAACATTCGCGGGGAAAACCGTTCCGCTGAATGAAGTTTCGCTTTATGCTAAACTGGTTTGTAAAGCAATGGGAGGATATACCATGATAGTAATTGGCGCCATTGATGACGAAACGCGGTGTGAACATTATCATCAGCATAATGACCGGATTGCCATTAAATTTTATTGTTGCGGGAAGTACTTTTCATGTATTAAGTGCCATGAGGAATATGGTTGCGGCAATCGAAAGGTGTGGCCTCTTAGTGAGTTTAACGAGAAGGCCATTCTTTGTGGAAACTGTCGTCATGAACTTACAATAAATGGGTACCTAAACAGCAGTTATTGTTGTCCGTATTGTGATGCAGCTTTTAATCCGGGATGTGCACTGCATTATCATTTGTATTTTGAGACGTAATTCTCCGGGACAGTTTACTTGTACTCGCGGTATCGTGTATCATTATATTACAGTTGGAAGGAGGGAGAAGCGTGGCTTTTGTAATATTAGATCCGTGCCGCGGTGAAAAATCAGGCGAGTGTGTAACGGTTTGTCCGGTTGATTGTATCGAAGAAGGGCCGGAACAATTTTACATAGATCCGGATATATGCATTGATTGCGGCGCATGTGTTTCAGTGTGCCCGGTTGATGCGATTGTTGAAGAATATGATATGACACCTGAACAGGAAAAATACTTGGATGAAGCTGAGGAATTTTTTGCAAACAGGTGACCATTCATAGTAGATGAAAACCCTTGTATATGTTGTTAGAGGACATGATATGAGGGTTTTGTTTTGAAGTCTGTATGTCTTATCAAAATTGAGAGGTATTAGTTAGAAAATCGATGCTTTAATTGGGCAATGTCACGTTCGTTTTGGACGGTTTTACTCCAGATGTGGTCCTGATCGGCTCGGAAGATTTTAAATTCATCCATAGTTTCACGGTGACGTCTGTCATTTTCCGTTTTCATAGATGTCATTTCTTCTCTCATTGAGGATTGCTCTGTCTTTATTGATGTTAATTCTTCTCTCATAGCAGCTTGGTCTTTTACGACGCTGCTCAACTGTGTTTTTATTTCAGTCTGTTCCTTTACGATTCCGTTTAATTGTTCTTTCATCGCAGCTTGTTCGGTACGCATGCCGCCAACCATAGAGATGAGCTGGGAAAGCATATCTTCCATGTGTTCTAAGCGCTGTTCATTCATTCGTTTCACCTCCTTTTTTCTATTATACCTTCCGATTTGATAGAAAGCTATATGATTGTTACGTTTCTTCGACTTTTTCTGCTAATTTGCTGACAATCCATTTTTCAGCAGTCGATTCGTCCACTTTATAAACTTTGCCTGCACGGAGAAGGTCACCGTGATACATGGTCTGCACGTTCATTTTAACTTTTTGCATGAGGGACGCTCCTTTTTAGAATATAATTACCATCATTTTAACATATCGCAATTGAGTTTTATGGAAATGATGAAGTTCATAATGGAATCGCTAAAGTTCACAAAAAGACCGCTGAAGCTCAAAAACATCAGCGGTCTTTTCGAATAAATTCCCAAGCTTGGTCAGTATCCGTAGTCGGCTGATGGCAGGCGAAATTTTCACAGACATAGACTGTCAAGGCACCATTCAGCTGTTTATAATCAGCGGTGAATGGCGCGGCTTGAGCCAATTCTTTGGTGTTCTTACCGGCAAGCAGCGTCACATCAGGCAAGAATGTCTGCTTTAACTCAGTTGTGAATGGATTTGCATCTCCAAGCACAACGACTTCTTTTGTCGGGTTTTCCATCAGGAGCAGGCTCTGAATAAACTGGATACCTGCGACCGGAACCTCATTTATATCATCATAAAAGGCATAGTACATCTCCTCGAGCTTATCAAGATAGGCTGTTTTACCGGTCAGATAGCCCATTTTAGCGAGCATAACTGATGCAACGCCATTTCCGGATGGGAGCGCACCATCATAAACTTGTTTTTCCCTGGATAACAATTCTTCGCTATCATGTCCATTGAAGAAAAATCCGCCTTCGTCAGTATCCCAGAATAAATCAATCATGTCATCAGCAATCGTCTGTGCTTGTTTCAGATACGACAAGGAAAAAGTTGCCTCGTACAATTCGCTGTAAGCCCATAGCAGAAAAGCGTAGTCATCATGATACCCATTAAATTTAACATCGCCGTCACGATAACGGGCCATAACTCGATTCTCCTGAATCAGATTCTGTTCGATAAATTGCATGCTGTTCTCTGCAATTTTTGTGTATGCGTCATTCTCGAAAACCTTGCCGGCTTTAGCGAGTCCAGCTATCATCATCGCATTCCATGAGGTTAGAATTTTGTCATCCACATGCGGGTAAACCCGTTTCTCGCGTTCTAAGAGCAAACTTCTGCGGGATTCCTCCAATTTCTGATAAAGAACCGATATCCTCAGATCATTATCCGCTGCGATTTTTTCCATGTCAGTATTCAGGAGGTTCGGGATATTTTTGCCTTCAAAGTTACCCTCCGGCGTCATGCCATAAGCAGTCGTAAAGAGGGTGCCCAGCTCTTCACCAAGAACACTGAAAATCTCATCATGTTCCCATACATAATATTTGCCTTCAATGCCTTCCGAATCAGCATCAATTGCTGAGTAGAAGCCACCACCCGGGTTTTGCATCTCACTTGTCACAAACGTGATAATCTGCTCACTGATTGTTTTATATAGCGGATTCCCGGTAATCTGATAGCATTCGGTATAGGCCATCAGCAGCAAGGCATTATCATAAAGCATTTTCTCAAAGT
Protein-coding regions in this window:
- the ytaF gene encoding sporulation membrane protein YtaF; the protein is MLDNYERKMISMLHYTGLILLIFGVSIDGFGVGMSYGVRRVHVPLVALVVIMLCSGLVVYLAMTIGNVLKTFITPAIADNIGGGIILVIGVYCLYNVLRSKKETIGSFSADQETWDQFKAVMKEPQQADLDQSGSISLSEAFLLGAALAIDAFGAGLGAAMLSYSPIVTALSIALMSGLLVFFGVRMGHFLSTKKWTQQLTLLPPFLLILLGIVNII
- a CDS encoding DNA topoisomerase III, with translation MGKTVVLAEKPSVGRDIARVLNCHKKGNGFMEGSKYIVTWALGHLVTLADPEKYEDKWKTWRLDDLPMLPDELKLVVIKKSGNQFSAVKTQLNRKDVSDVVIATDAGREGELVARWIIEKARVNKPVKRLWISSVTDKAIREGFKNLKPGKQYENLYASAVARSEADWYVGLNATRALTTKYNAQLSTGRVQTPTLAMVRAREKEINEFKPQPFYGIEAKTNTAMRVTWQDNKNNSRIFSKEKADKLLDQLKNKPATIVNTNKSYKKKHAPQLYDLTELQREANRIFGFSGKQTLSLMQKLYEQHKVLTYPRTDSRVLSSDIVPTLKDRVKAVNVDQYAKTASKLMKKEWKLPKSVVNNAGVSDHHAIIPTEESPALADLNDKERKIYDLVVKRFLAVLSDPHEYEQLTIEAEIGGERFIAKGKNIKKQGWKEIYSDNEADDEQQLPDVQQGAQLSGIKLNLTTGETKPPERFTEGALLQAMENPVRYMDQDEKHLAKTISKTGGIGTVATRADIIEKLFNSQLMELRGKHIFTTSKGRQLLELVPEDLRSPALTAEWETKLSQIAEGKLNKKHFIGEIKGYTEKIVYQIKMSEDKFKHDNLTGSKCPDCGKLMMEIDNKKGKMLVCQDRSCGHKKNIFKRTNARCPNCHKRMVLRGEGDGQTFSCQCGFSEKLSAFNKRKEQQKNKKVSNKDVNKYLKNQDDGFKNNALADQLSKLKK
- a CDS encoding AbgT family transporter, which translates into the protein MAEQKKNAGFTRFLNTIERIGNKLPDPFMLFVSLAVLVILLSGFISLFDVTFNQPGSDEQTSIKNLLSAEGLQFMVTSVIENFVGFTPLGIVLTMMLGVGLADKVGLLETLIKNTILRAPKALITYAVVFTGILGNLAADAAFVIVPPLAAMVFYNVGRHPLAGLAAGFAGVGAGFTANIIVANTDAVLSGISTEVMQTIEGAPTVTPVDNWYFMLVSTLVLTAAGGLITEKIVEPRLGRYDGGLTKTFDETTALEKRGLRNAVIAAVVYIALLILALVWPDSSLRNDQGGMIPSPFISGIVPVIMLFFITIGVTYGVTLKKIDNSRSIAKYMGEAMKDMSSFIVLIFAVSQFISYFEWTNIGSWLAVTGASFLDSVDLTGITVVVLFILLTALLNLFVYSGSAQWALEAPVFLKMFYILDYHPAFIQAAYRVADSSTNIVTPMNPYFVIVLAFMKEYDNKAGLGTLMALMLPYSLIFLTVWIILFLVFVMLGVPFGPGIGVHV
- a CDS encoding Na+/H+ antiporter NhaC family protein; protein product: MSNNEELDKATGDKTVQKLDFWLGPFGAAVPLLFFVVWAITISVMQLSSEVALVLGAIIGLTLGLLLCKSKWEDYAQGLFDGLAQPVGVIAMVAWFYAGMFAQVLQVGGLVEGLVWIGSVTGVEGGMFVALTFLLAATFSTAVGTGYGTTVAFCTLMYPAGVAVGADPTFMFAAILAGAVFGDNLAPVSDTTIVSATTQDADVPGVVRSRFKYSIVAAVPAVILFAIFGGGGSAAAGQTSVSSVIESVNASGLIMLVPFAIVLILALSGHHLLTSLTWGIISAIPLILLLDLGTFGDILSFNPDSDAVVEGALISGLTGYFNMAILILLIVGAAHLLRLGGTMAAITKGLVKWIQNSVRKAEVSIWAIVSLLNSSITINTAAEIAAAPFVKEIGTKYKIHRYRMANMLDAVTSALGYIFPWGAPVLLGWSTIQTMKEQSYNWLPIVEPNAVFPFVFQGWFLFIIMLVAALTGWGLRYEGKNGEELKEKPND
- a CDS encoding indolepyruvate ferredoxin oxidoreductase subunit alpha; protein product: MAFVILDPCRGEKSGECVTVCPVDCIEEGPEQFYIDPDICIDCGACVSVCPVDAIVEEYDMTPEQEKYLDEAEEFFANR
- a CDS encoding thioredoxin domain-containing protein produces the protein MPNKLIHEQSPYLQQHAYNPVNWYAWSDEAFKKAKKEDKPIFLSIGYSTCHWCHVLAHESFEDEEVAGWLNEHYVAIKVDREERPDIDSVYMKVCQMMTGQGGWPLSIFMTPEKVPFYAGTYFPRDSKYGMPGFMDVITQLHEKYREDPDQISKVTKSVTDALKKTVTAKSENRLTKDMTDKAFEQLGKRFDFTNGGFGSAPKFPTPQNLLYLLRYYHFTGKTAALKMAESTLQTMAKGGIYDHIGFGFARYSTDEKWLVPHFEKMLYDNALLLMAYTECYQITGNPLYKTISEQIITFVTSEMQNPGGGFYSAIDADSEGIEGKYYVWEHDEIFSVLGEELGTLFTTAYGMTPEGNFEGKNIPNLLNTDMEKIAADNDLRISVLYQKLEESRRSLLLEREKRVYPHVDDKILTSWNAMMIAGLAKAGKVFENDAYTKIAENSMQFIEQNLIQENRVMARYRDGDVKFNGYHDDYAFLLWAYSELYEATFSLSYLKQAQTIADDMIDLFWDTDEGGFFFNGHDSEELLSREKQVYDGALPSGNGVASVMLAKMGYLTGKTAYLDKLEEMYYAFYDDINEVPVAGIQFIQSLLLMENPTKEVVVLGDANPFTTELKQTFLPDVTLLAGKNTKELAQAAPFTADYKQLNGALTVYVCENFACHQPTTDTDQAWEFIRKDR